In Anopheles bellator chromosome 2, idAnoBellAS_SP24_06.2, whole genome shotgun sequence, the genomic stretch TGTCACAGCTCTGTAACCACAGGACCACACGCCTCTGAAGGACACTAGACTTTTCTGTCTTCGTACTCTTTGTAAACATGTATAAGCCGTACACAGTGCGAATATAATCTCCGAACATccaagtttgaagtttgaatacgtttgcagaagaagaaaggatATTTGAACTAGAGAAAATCAGAGTGAACATGGGTATCTGGTCAGTAACCATCCAAAGTACCACCTACAAGATCTTCAACCCTacaagaaggagaaaaagacCAAATTCATGGAGCCCATCAGCATCACTACCAAAGAGAGCATACGTTGGGGTGATGAACGAATCGGTGGCTCAACAATGAACTAACAATCACTAACAATGAACAAAGCCATTGTACAGTCTGAAGAAAATGGCGCAGTACACCTCGTGTCGAGACGGTCGAAGCCGGTGTTATACAGAATATTCATAATCCCAGCACGCACctacgcatctgagacataGGTCATGGctaaaactgacgaaaccgaACATACATAGATTGACTTTTGGCCCAATATGTGCAGCTGGCACATCGTAAACCGTACGTACGACATGATGACCTTACTGTCGTGTAGTGGATACGCCTCGCCgtgctccggtgggctggttaCTTCATGAGAACGGCGGACGATGAACAAACCATGAAATTTTCCTTGGCTGTTCAAGGACGAGCCAACGCGGTAGCCCTGATTTAGAGTATTGGGGCGTACCACGCATGCGCATGCGATGCAAGAACTATTGGTCACGAACAATGGAAGGAGTTTCTTTCACAGGCCAGAACCAAATAATTAGTGGATACAGCAAAGCTAAGTAAGTAAAGTGtgtttgttcgaaaacatgttttttatAACGCATTTTATGTTGAGCATCGCACCTTATATGGAGGTTTAACAGACGCGAGATTCATGCCAAGTATTTTATATTAACAgggacaaacaaaaatatatgtGTATATATAAGCGATTGGGATTACTTAAATACATGACTAGGATATATTTTATTCTCATTTTCTAGTGAATTgagattttcacttttctcaccAGCTAAAACTAATCAACAAATAACAATGCATCGTATTTTTTAATATGTCAATTtaactattttaattttttcaatgCGTGTATTCTTCGGGgaggtttgtttgttattgttttgcattcttCACAGTTTCTAACAAAATTCTTAcgattttcatttattatggTTATGTGAGGTGGAATCAATGGGATTTTCTAGAGATGGTAAGAACACAATATGGGAAATATTTTATACCAGCCACTTCATCCACGCCTTTTTTTACAGTGTGGCTTTTTGTAGGTTTGCATCTATAACTATCGAAcaaagtttgttgtttgttacaAAGATTACACTATCTTAGATTTTGCCACAACAGTTACGTTTTCTAGGTGGTTTATATTGATGTTTAACGGATTCAGCTTTGGCGTTCCATTTTTCTCTACAGCAGTAAAGTACTCACAAGTGTCTGAATACTATTATGCACCAGTTTGTGCTATCTTCTGCAGCCAACAAATAATATGTTGGACTATTAGCAATAACCAAAGTATTGTTTATATTGACACTAGTTGCTCTCATtaagaaaggaaaactttaGATAATTGTATACAGaagttttccaaatatttttaaaagatTAAACATTGATAGATAATACTAAATGTGATCTAAGTCGGAGCGAGTTTTCTGCCAAATATTGTGAAGCAGTgtgcaatgaaaataaacaactttATGCCCTGATGTTACTGGTCAGCTGTTCGATGCTGGCTGGCCTTTGCGATCACCACAATCAACCTAACTAGAGCTcatcaattcaatcaaataaAACGCTGCTTTAGTTGGTGTTCTACTAATTTCTGCAGCCAAAGCGTTTAACTAGTGCTTTTTGTTCATAATGTTAATATTGTCTAGCTTTTTGAAGAGACGAATAACGAATGTTGTTAGCATTTGGATTACCATAGAGCTTGTTATACTTGCATCTCAATTAGACcttgttttcgctttgtttgttttgcacgTTGGCAAGGATGGAATTCTTTGGTATAAAGGTAATGTATTTGGATCTGGACAAATGTTTAGGCTAACTGATCATCTTAACCTACACATATAACCATGGTTTAATCTTGCATAACGATAGATTATGTTCTCGCCATAGTTTGatgttatgttttatgttaagGCAAAAAAGATAATGCAagattaattttgtttgatattttaagaCAATGGTGAAAATAATATTGATCCATAAGGAAACTAACTAAAGGGAGTGTACGGAATTGTTGCTAAGACCACTCAGTGGTTGTTGTCCAATAAGAAGAAgcaattgttgtttgttgtcggCTCGTCCGTTCGGTGCATTTACGCTGCATCGAATCATTGGATTTTATACGAAAGACGTATAAAACCCTGATGCATCAACTTCAGTGCAGAACTGTAACATGATGCTTTAGCTCTGCTGTACTCTGTGCATTCTAATAagcataaagaaaaacaaattaacaacaaccccgcccgtaaaacagatctgttacagagagcatcagagattaacattgtctctggtgcaagTTGAGACCGCCCAGCAGCGGTTGTTGcctaaataataataactcTTGTTGCACAGCAAAATTTTTCTACAGACTCTGTTTCTGTTAGTTTTCATGGTGGAACCCCTACTTTGTTagatttagttttttttaaagcttttcaatattttttttttgctccgcgTCCAGATTGGACACAACTCGCAGTAGAGTTTCTGGAAACACGCAACTTTAACACTTTTCGCCACTTTCATGTTTAGACGATCACAGCACACTGCATCAGTAAACAACAGTTTTAAATACAAACTGTATGAGCCGTTTTGGGCTGTTTGGCAGAAACTATGATAAATGTGTTGTGCCGAGACGATCGCGACATATTGAAGAATTACTAAGGCACACACAGCCGGCAAACTGATAAAATCAATGATAGTTTTGCAAACTAGTGCTCAAATTATGTCTAGTGTGGATGTGGAGAACGATTCGAAATGTTTTAGCAAGCAGTTAGATCTGAATTTAAATTACTCTCTTTGTTTCTACACTTTTACGAAAGACATTAGTGCTGTTGCCGTGGAAAGAGGGCTCATAACTCATGCATTTCTGTAGAATCTACTGTGATGGATAATTGTCAATTTGCGTTTATATTCAACCTCTATGAAAACTGGCCTTCTTCATTGTTTCTATGTTCGTAGTACCAATTTTTCAAGTTTATCATTCCACACAGCACCTTATTTGCGAAAATTAAtgtgcattttaattttgccGGAATCAACATTTGTCTTTTTAAGACGTTAAGTAGCGTACAATTTCcggcaatttaaaaaaatatttattgatgttGCGATAAAATCAACTGACAATAacacaataaaatataatgGAAGTTAACTTGTAAGAACTAATATTTTATTGAAGCTAAGAAAACGGATCCACATTGCACAATATTTAAGCagataaattttcaaaaacacaGTTGGATACAATTCTGGCAACATAGCATTGAACTACGGCGAAGAAACTCAATCTATAAGAAATCCTTACACGACAAGGATTGTCTTTGTTAACAGGTTAACTTAAAAATTATGCATTTTATTTGACAGGTGTTTCATTCTATAAAAAACCATTAAAGATTGCAAAGATTCACGTTTATCTTTAGTTTCACTGTACCCAACTCGCTGGTGCCCATAGCGGTTCTGACTCGCATTTGTTCGCCAGAGTAACGAGCTTTTCGAAAGCTTCTGTTAACTCGcaattttcgatttcatcGTCACAAAAGTGTCCGTAGAGGAAGTTTATCCTTTCATCTGATCGGATCATCTCGTTGAACTCTTCATCCTTTGTCAAAAAgtggaagaaataaaatatacataTCTTCCGGATATTAAGCGTAAAACACGTAGCGATGACCGACTTACCGAGAATCCTCTTGAATTGGTTTCATCAAAAGTAGAGCGCGCGCGGGCTTTCGTACGTGTTTTTTTGAGCTCTTCAAACGGCGGCGGTCTAATATGGATAATATACGGCTTAAGCTGAACTGTTCGCAGTGATTTCAAGGCTTGATAATGTGGGCCTAATATACACACACACCCGGCATTAACGATTGCCTTCACACTTTCCGATGCGGTCCCGTATAGATGTCCTTTGTATTCACCATGCTCAATGAATTTGCCGGCCGCAATATCGGTTTCCATTTTATCCCGTGTAACGAACAAATACTCTCTACCAGCCACTTCCCCGGGACGCATAGGGCGAGTAGTGTCTGTGTTATAAATAAATGACAAAAAAACGAGTTTTAAATCACTTGTCAGCTAAATGGGTGGTGTTGTTGACGTTGGTGCGATGTTGATAATACGATTATTACTgaagctttcctttttttctgaaaGAGCGACAAACTTACATGGTACGGGGCTTTTATATTTTTCGGGATCTCTGGCAACGAGCCGCCGCTTCAGTTCGTTCTTCCCAACGCCGGGGGCGCCGATCAGGACGATAGGACGAAAGACGCCTGGACGAGGGTAAAGCTTCGCTACCTCTTCATAGGTTGCAATCATTTCTCGGTCGAAATCATCGTTTTCGGCTGTATCGTACATAATCTTCTTAGTTTTGGGCCCTCTACATGGGTTATTCGAATTGGGTGATCCGGGAGGTGTTGAACAAATAGAAGCGCATGAACCTTCTGAGGTGCAGGCAATGAATGACAAAGCAGTGTAGGAGAATACAAAATGGTTTGCCATATTAGGATTATGAAGGTTAGATTATGTTATTAGTGATGGTTCAATTTTGTCGAAGTGGTAACTTCAAGATTAGCTTCCACTACAGCATGTATACTCACTTTTTGTATCGCCGTTCGGTTCTTTCTGGGTTCGGTCATGCAATATACGCCGTTCTTGCAACGCTCTGCTAGGTATCAATCCTGCGCGAGTTGTTTTTTCACCTTCCTTGCGTGCTTGCCACCAGTATGAATCGTCCTAAGGGTATTTGAATATGGCAAAAATGTTGTTGGATAAATCGTGGTTAGAACGTTTTTTTAGCATTAAGAGTTTCTATGTAAGTATTCACCTGTGAAACTATATGCAGAATGTCTCCTCGTTGGAAACCCAAGCCGGCTTCTTTACATGGTATATACGGATCGCCGTCCGGTTCGTAATTGAAGTATGCTCTTACTCTAACTTTACTTTCACGTTGGTCCAACTTTCCGTCTGATGGTACCAACTTAAAAGTTATAGTACCCTCCGAGTTTTGCTATGTAAAAACAGTGTAAATGGACAGTTTTGTTAGTTATGTTACAAGTGAACGTCACTATTGTAGAGAAATTCAGTTCTTCTGAAACACAAAACGGCCCTTAAAGTTGTGTGTTGCGTTAACGGTAtggcaacagcaaaagaaatgtttatGATTCATTGtcacaaattttgtttgaaatcgTTAATTACTTCGTTAGATCGGTAAGTATGGCTGTAAAAGTTTCGATTAGTCTTGTCCCGTTTCATGTTCCCGTTTCGGTGTTAAGACGGACATATTGCAAATGTTTTGGACTTATGGTTAGATCTTCAACCCAGACTTCAACAAGTTCAGACAATTTTGTCACACAGATCAACACATTGCCCTAGGTTATGTTCTGATGACGTAACTGTTCACTACTGTTCCAAAAGTACTGCCTCGTAAAAGGTGTAAATTATTCCTCACTTATCAGTTCTTCTGTTGCAATTCTTCTGTCACTGTatatattttaaacatttaataGGGGTATTCACGTCTGATTGAGTATAATAGAGATAACTTACCAAAATTGATAGCACGTCACTAGGGGTTTTGCCTTCCACGTTAATATTGTTCACTTCGATCACTTCATCACCAACATGAATTAATCCCGAACGATCAGCTGCCCCGCCGTGCATTATTCGCGCAATGATTATTTTACCAGTTTCTTCGTCCGTTTTAATTGTTGCCCCCTGAAACATATTGACAAATAGTAGAAATTTTGTAATTCACAATAACAAAATAGTATATAAAATATATCTCGTATAAGCATAACCTTCGCTTCTTTTTGTCCGAtaatcggatcgatcgattagtcTTTCTTTATGCTCTATAAATAAACTGAATCTGGATGAAGATGCAAACAATACAATTTAGATTGGTATTTGGAAGGACATTATAGGCCCAAAAAGCATAGCTTgctttattaaataaaatcctAAATATTCCGCTTATTCgcacaaattaataaaaaatttggataaatattcaataaaTGGCAACTCAACGTTTACATACATCGATAAAAAGTTCTATTCTTGAAATGTCCGTTTCGTAAATAGCTCATAGTGTACAAAAAGCTTGGTACACcagaataaatcaaaataagaaaataggCAAACAGTCTAGAAGGCTGCTTCTAGAACGAAGCATAAGCTCCGTTGAAAAAACACGTGAAAACAATAGAGGCGTATACAATGTACTTACAACAATTGGTTCCGCACTTTGTGCTCCAGCACACTGAATGCagcaaaataatttattgaaaaatgagaaattaTTCGGATTTTATACGAGCTTGTGTATAcgacaaataaaaaaagtgaTGGCACAGATCCTCCAATTTTGATATCACAGAAAGTAAGACGTTATCAATAAGTTGTATATGGCGCTCGTTCGGGGACTAAtacttaatttaaattaaccaAACGATAAAACAACTTCTAAACACAAGCCACAAGAATTGTAAACCTAATTGATGATTGTGTTGATTGGGTTTAGTACTAACTCGCACTattaaaatgaagaaaaaataattttgcaaagtaaaaaaataactctcgtgtaaaaaaaaaaaacacaacaaaatagTGCTTAAAGTTCTaaaattgtgccaaaaatgCCTAACAACCAATTACTTCCAATGTTAAACAGAATAGTGCAAACAGGCAGTGCATTGACATGAATGCATCTAGTAGGCTTCTTAattaagtaattttttttcatgctGCCTTTGAATATATTGTTCCTTTATCGAAACTCCGTCTAAAGTGATCAATGTAATCGAAATTTTATACTAAGGTTAAACTGGCTCTCAAACAAATTGACACAAAAAATGCACTTCAATCAAGTGCTTCGCATTGCAAAGTGGCAAAGTGCATATTACAATTCCACGGTTACGATTCCACGGTGTAGTAGAAATAATGATTGCCATAGGTACAAAATTGACATTAAGCTAACGAATCGATAAAGCTACAGGTTacgcaaatatttcaaacgtTTTGATCTTTTTGTAGCTCTTCGTCTAGGAAGAATGAGTCTCCGGTTTTCCATGCAAAGGTAGTAGCCTCAAGGACAAGAAGGAAACAAGACAGCAGACCGAACGAGGGAAAAAACACCAACAAGAGAAAATTAGGTAATGGGCTAAGGAGTAGTAACTTCAAGCGGCAATTAGCACAGTAACCTCCTATTTTTCCAGCTGCCATTTGTCCTACTCATATTGGTGCATTGTTATCTAAAGTATTTTTCAAATACAGATGCACATGCATGAGAATGAGTGGAGCAAGAAGTGTTTCCATCAAGGCGTACGAAAATTAGtagcaaaatttaaattaaccaAGCAAAAAGCATCCCAATGATACGTTTTAATATATACATAATAATAGATAATAGCCAGGCCTGGACCACGTTTAAGAAACTACGGGAGCTGCAAGTATATTTAAAAAGTCACTACTTACCAACGGTTCATTACTTTTGACTAGTTGAACaatttttatggtttcctCGTCTTCGTCAACTTCTATCGGAATATCTGGTAGATGAGGATAGAAGTCTTTTTGCGCGATTGCGTCATGTGCTAGTAGAACACtctaaaaaaaataaaaatgcattcatcatatttttttcatattcataGTTATCAGTATTttgatgatttaaaaaaaaaaaaattcggaTTGAAATCCGAATCGTGTGAAGTcgaattcaatcaaattgcGGTTCAAATTTGGTAATGTGCCATCTGTTCTATTACTGTTCTGGTGGGTACTAATACGAATGCTCAATTTGACAATTTTATCTTTTAGATAAAAGAAGACTATAGTCTTTCGTGGTCATATAGGTCATGATATTTATGATATCACGGTAATGATATTTGTAAAGTCTGGGGAATTTTTCGGCATATGAAAGTAATTTTGTTGAATGATTAGATCGTTTCCCAGATCGGTTTTGTATCGTGTGATGGACCGTTGTCATGCAACAAAGTCACCATGTTTTATCTTTTTGTGGCATAGTGACCGTTTTTGACCCAAAACTTCCCTCAAACGGTTCAGCTGCATAGCGTGTTGCATATTAAACAAATCACCAGGTTTGAGTAGCTCCCTTCCGTCCCATTCCGATCCACCAAACACAGAGCATTAATTTAGGTCCATAGCGGTTTGGCCTTGCAGCCGATATTGATTGATCTCGAAGACTTAACCAAGATTACACTTAcgattctcaaaatgaatccacttttcatcaGTCCACGCTCGCTctaaaatttccattttcaatttctaatAACCTTTCGAAAACAAGCTCATGGCGGAGGACGAACCAGTCTGTAAGTCTCTTTGTCTGTGCTCAAAGTCGAACGAAAAAATCCATCACTAATAAAGGTTGATGTTTAATTGTCATATTGTAACTATTATTAATGTTATTGCAATACAAACAGTATGTAATAAAATGAACGTTAATGTACGACGAAATTATGTAAAATCTATTTTAAGCCTTCCTTCTCGACTATTGAATTACCTGTAAGTGAGGTGTTTGTAGTaggtgaaatatttctttgCAGAGTGGTGAAATATGGCACCTTGGAGCTAACAATTCCAAAACCTCCATTAGAACCTGAAATTTGAGAGCAAAAACCCCAAAGTTATTATAACATGTTATTAAGGATATTATGTGTAACTTTTTACACTAGATATATTTTTTTACCTGCATAGACGCAGACAGTAATGGCGCTATTCGATCATCTTTGTTGATTTTGGCCACTTTGCTATGTACGTTGACGAGCGCGTTCAATTCTTTCGATTGCAACAAATTCTGAAGGAAGCCAAGATCCTGTTCATCAGATAAGTTGTCCGTCTCCTTAAGCGATGTTATAAGTTTAGAGATAACTGGAGGGAaagataaaaatgttttaatttcaaaacatttccatGTACAATAATttaacacatacacaaattTATATGTAAAAATCATaccaaaatattttcaataaaatcaatttttgtAATCGGTAAAATACTTTACAAATATTTTATGCAtagtaattaatttcgttGCCTTAGttgaattttatgatttttaaattaatcacATACATCTTGCAGAGACCGTAGGTAAATGGAATCAAGAAAACAATTGCAACGGTAATTTGGCCATTGTTGATGTGGAGAATATAATAAGATGATGTTGAAATTCGGTTAAAATATaaactacaaacaaacaaaacgattcaTACGAGGTGAAACTCAATATCAATCTGtagtgtgtatgtgtcagTGTTGACCAAATTTAGCTGACCTAACAGAATGAGGTTTCTTCGGTGCAATGTGACTTGAGGATGCAATATGAGAAGAATGTGATTCTCGCTGTAGTTGGTTGCAGACGCAGTGTTAGTTTCAATCGAGAAGGTATGGAATTTTTATGAGAATCGtgctattttattttttcagcAAAAAGCAAGGCTTCGATTAAAGAGGAAGTTTTGTACTTCCAAAAAACCTGTCGTATACTgtattttgttaattttaaaagcAGTTTTAAAAGCAGGCCAAAAAGAATTTATGACTTCAGCGAAAAAAAGATTACAACTAAGAACACGCACtgtgaatttaaaataattattaacaGCAACACAATCTCAATAtagataaaatatttttcagtttgctttcattttatgttaagtgtaaacataaatatgaCCAATCACAAATGCGAATCTTACCTGGATCATAACCACCATCAGACGCCATAATTACTGCAGCCATTATCTGTTCACGATATATTTTGGGTCACTCGATTATCTACACCACTTTCCACAATTCAATTTCCGTTGAGGCACAATTTTCTGTCAAAAACTATCTTGCTACACAAAAGTAATGTTGATCGTTATTGTTTAAGGCAAGAATCCAAGGAATACAATACTTATTCTAGCCCGTTTTACTTTTGTAAATTGTGTAAATATAACACTGATTTGTACTTAAATTAAACCACCAAAATTTTTTTAGCTAATGGAAATGATTAATgcaaaatttaatgaaaaaaactttatttttagagTACAGTGTTTCCTACAACGATTCAGCAATAAAGTAATAATGGGGAAAGCTTTCACCtccttgttttatttatacaaCTCAGTCATGAACCTCGCCTAATAATAGCAAATCAGTGTTCAATTGACTTCAATAATGATGTGCAGCACTAATGGAGAAAGATCAAATTAGATCATCATATACAATGAGAACTGCCTGACTTGGTATGTTCGGTTCATAAGCAATGTCAtagataataataatagtctTGACTACTGCACTCATATGATCAAACAAATGACGCCTCCTTCAAGTTAATCCCGTAAACTGGGAAAAAATCtgttgaaaacaataaaaa encodes the following:
- the LOC131211058 gene encoding MAGUK p55 subfamily member 7 isoform X2, translated to MAAVIMASDGGYDPVISKLITSLKETDNLSDEQDLGFLQNLLQSKELNALVNVHSKVAKINKDDRIAPLLSASMQVLMEVLELLAPRCHISPLCKEIFHLLQTPHLQSVLLAHDAIAQKDFYPHLPDIPIEVDEDEETIKIVQLVKSNEPLGATIKTDEETGKIIIARIMHGGAADRSGLIHVGDEVIEVNNINVEGKTPSDVLSILQNSEGTITFKLVPSDGKLDQRESKVRVRAYFNYEPDGDPYIPCKEAGLGFQRGDILHIVSQDDSYWWQARKEGEKTTRAGLIPSRALQERRILHDRTQKEPNGDTKKGSCASICSTPPGSPNSNNPCRGPKTKKIMYDTAENDDFDREMIATYEEVAKLYPRPGVFRPIVLIGAPGVGKNELKRRLVARDPEKYKSPVPYTTRPMRPGEVAGREYLFVTRDKMETDIAAGKFIEHGEYKGHLYGTASESVKAIVNAGCVCILGPHYQALKSLRTVQLKPYIIHIRPPPFEELKKTRTKARARSTFDETNSRGFSDEEFNEMIRSDERINFLYGHFCDDEIENCELTEAFEKLVTLANKCESEPLWAPASWVQ
- the LOC131211058 gene encoding MAGUK p55 subfamily member 7 isoform X4, yielding MAAVIMASDGGYDPVISKLITSLKETDNLSDEQDLGFLQNLLQSKELNALVNVHSKVAKINKDDRIAPLLSASMQVLMEVLELLAPRCHISPLCKEIFHLLQTPHLQSVLLAHDAIAQKDFYPHLPDIPIEVDEDEETIKIVQLVKSNEPLGATIKTDEETGKIIIARIMHGGAADRSGLIHVGDEVIEVNNINVEGKTPSDVLSILQNSEGTITFKLVPSDGKLDQRESKVRVRAYFNYEPDGDPYIPCKEAGLGFQRGDILHIVSQDDSYWWQARKEGEKTTRAGLIPSRALQERRILHDRTQKEPNGDTKTENDDFDREMIATYEEVAKLYPRPGVFRPIVLIGAPGVGKNELKRRLVARDPEKYKSPVPYTTRPMRPGEVAGREYLFVTRDKMETDIAAGKFIEHGEYKGHLYGTASESVKAIVNAGCVCILGPHYQALKSLRTVQLKPYIIHIRPPPFEELKKTRTKARARSTFDETNSRGFSDEEFNEMIRSDERINFLYGHFCDDEIENCELTEAFEKLVTLANKCESEPLWAPASWVQ
- the LOC131211058 gene encoding MAGUK p55 subfamily member 7 isoform X3, whose amino-acid sequence is MAAVIMASDGGYDPVISKLITSLKETDNLSDEQDLGFLQNLLQSKELNALVNVHSKVAKINKDDRIAPLLSASMQVLMEVLELLAPRCHISPLCKEIFHLLQTPHLQSVLLAHDAIAQKDFYPHLPDIPIEVDEDEETIKIVQLVKSNEPLCAGAQSAEPIVGATIKTDEETGKIIIARIMHGGAADRSGLIHVGDEVIEVNNINVEGKTPSDVLSILQNSEGTITFKLVPSDGKLDQRESKVRVRAYFNYEPDGDPYIPCKEAGLGFQRGDILHIVSQDDSYWWQARKEGEKTTRAGLIPSRALQERRILHDRTQKEPNGDTKTENDDFDREMIATYEEVAKLYPRPGVFRPIVLIGAPGVGKNELKRRLVARDPEKYKSPVPYTTRPMRPGEVAGREYLFVTRDKMETDIAAGKFIEHGEYKGHLYGTASESVKAIVNAGCVCILGPHYQALKSLRTVQLKPYIIHIRPPPFEELKKTRTKARARSTFDETNSRGFSDEEFNEMIRSDERINFLYGHFCDDEIENCELTEAFEKLVTLANKCESEPLWAPASWVQ
- the LOC131211058 gene encoding MAGUK p55 subfamily member 7 isoform X1 codes for the protein MAAVIMASDGGYDPVISKLITSLKETDNLSDEQDLGFLQNLLQSKELNALVNVHSKVAKINKDDRIAPLLSASMQVLMEVLELLAPRCHISPLCKEIFHLLQTPHLQSVLLAHDAIAQKDFYPHLPDIPIEVDEDEETIKIVQLVKSNEPLCAGAQSAEPIVGATIKTDEETGKIIIARIMHGGAADRSGLIHVGDEVIEVNNINVEGKTPSDVLSILQNSEGTITFKLVPSDGKLDQRESKVRVRAYFNYEPDGDPYIPCKEAGLGFQRGDILHIVSQDDSYWWQARKEGEKTTRAGLIPSRALQERRILHDRTQKEPNGDTKKGSCASICSTPPGSPNSNNPCRGPKTKKIMYDTAENDDFDREMIATYEEVAKLYPRPGVFRPIVLIGAPGVGKNELKRRLVARDPEKYKSPVPYTTRPMRPGEVAGREYLFVTRDKMETDIAAGKFIEHGEYKGHLYGTASESVKAIVNAGCVCILGPHYQALKSLRTVQLKPYIIHIRPPPFEELKKTRTKARARSTFDETNSRGFSDEEFNEMIRSDERINFLYGHFCDDEIENCELTEAFEKLVTLANKCESEPLWAPASWVQ
- the LOC131211058 gene encoding MAGUK p55 subfamily member 7 isoform X5, with protein sequence MAAVIMASDGGYDPVISKLITSLKETDNLSDEQDLGFLQNLLQSKELNALVNVHSKVAKINKDDRIAPLLSASMQVLMEVLELLAPRCHISPLCKEIFHLLQTPHLQGATIKTDEETGKIIIARIMHGGAADRSGLIHVGDEVIEVNNINVEGKTPSDVLSILQNSEGTITFKLVPSDGKLDQRESKVRVRAYFNYEPDGDPYIPCKEAGLGFQRGDILHIVSQDDSYWWQARKEGEKTTRAGLIPSRALQERRILHDRTQKEPNGDTKKGSCASICSTPPGSPNSNNPCRGPKTKKIMYDTAENDDFDREMIATYEEVAKLYPRPGVFRPIVLIGAPGVGKNELKRRLVARDPEKYKSPVPYTTRPMRPGEVAGREYLFVTRDKMETDIAAGKFIEHGEYKGHLYGTASESVKAIVNAGCVCILGPHYQALKSLRTVQLKPYIIHIRPPPFEELKKTRTKARARSTFDETNSRGFSDEEFNEMIRSDERINFLYGHFCDDEIENCELTEAFEKLVTLANKCESEPLWAPASWVQ